The sequence below is a genomic window from Hyperolius riggenbachi isolate aHypRig1 chromosome 7, aHypRig1.pri, whole genome shotgun sequence.
CTATAAGCCACTTCTGTTTTCTTGGGACATGAGCAGCATAAGAGGCCTCCACCCAGTATCATCAATGCAGCTGAAGCCCATCCAATGTAGAGAGATGCCCCCAACTCCCTCTTCTGGGCCTCCACCACTAGTGGGTTGTAGAAGTCACGGATGATTGTATTGGCAGACCAGCATACAGGAATGAGCAGGAGAACACCGGCCACCAGGAATATCACACCAGCCACCATGGTGACCCTGGCCTTTGTGTTTTCCTCTTCCACACAGTTGGTGCATTTGGCTCCAATGATACCAATAAGCAATGCAAGGATGGCCACCAGGATGCAGATGACTGTCAGGGCTCGGGCAGCCTGAAGATCTTGGGGCAGTGCCAGCATAGAGTCATAGACTTTGCACTGCATTTGGCCAGTGCTCTGAACGATGCAATTCATCCAAAGTCCTTCCCAGATGATCTGGGCCACCACAATGTTATTTCCAATGAAGGCTGTCACCTTCCACATGGGCAGGGCACAAGTGACAATAGATCCCACCCATCCAATCAGGGCCAGGACCATGCCAAGCAGCTGGAGACCAGTGGAAGCCATAGTAGTT
It includes:
- the LOC137525555 gene encoding claudin-4-like, with translation MASTGLQLLGMVLALIGWVGSIVTCALPMWKVTAFIGNNIVVAQIIWEGLWMNCIVQSTGQMQCKVYDSMLALPQDLQAARALTVICILVAILALLIGIIGAKCTNCVEEENTKARVTMVAGVIFLVAGVLLLIPVCWSANTIIRDFYNPLVVEAQKRELGASLYIGWASAALMILGGGLLCCSCPKKTEVAYSARYTAATSQARSDYPNKNYV